CATGCCATTTATAGACTACACGCTAGGTAAGATCACAGGAAAAAATAACAGGTAAAGGATAACGGTAGTCGTATGTAACACTTTACAAAATATTTGATAATCTAAAAATTTCAAAAATGAAGATCATAATTGTTGGCGCCTCCGGCACCATGGGAAGCTATTTGGCAAATGCGCTGGAAAAAGAACATTCAATTATCAGAGCAGATCGGAAAAGCAAAGATGTGCAGGTAGACATCACCTCGCCTGCTTCTATTGAAAACATGTACAAAACAGTTGGCGCTTTTGATGCACTGATCTGTACGGCAGGCCCCACCTACGTAGGCCCCTGGAAAAATCTTAATGATACCACATTCCGCAATGGTGTAGAGGGTAAGATGATGGGACAGATAAACCTCGTACTCATTGGTCAGCATTATATCAACCCTAATGGATCATTTACGCTGATCACAGGCGCCCTTACCCATGATCCGCAAAAGAATTTTGCCAATGCCTCAGCTGCAAATGCGGCTGTGGACGGATTCGTAAGGGCTGCAGCTATTGAGTTGGGAAATGGTATCCGCATTAATGCTGTTAGTCCAACGGTAATTGAAAACTCGCCCCAATACTTTCCCTTCTTTCCCGGAGAGATACCGGTAACCATGCAAAAACTCGAATTCGGTTTCAGAAAGAGTGTATTCGGCGCCAACACCGGACAAATTATAAAACCTTATTAAGGTTATTGAAAAACCCAACAAACAGGTCGTCATCCGAAAGGATTGCGACCCTACCTGCCTTACAGACTACCAGGCGTATACTGGATCTTCCAGTTCCATATTATTCTCCACTACACTTATGCCCGGCGCCGACCAGGCGGCGTTTATGGCATCTTCCTGCTCCGCGAATGAACGCACTTTTCCGGAAAGCATTACTTTGCCGCCCTCTACTTCCACTATAATTTTTTCGGCATCAATAGTAGCGATCCGTTCAAATGCAGCTCTGATCTTTTGTTTGATGTCGGCTAAAGTAATAGCAGGTTTCAGGGTTATAAAATTATGGACCGCTTTTATCCCCGCCAGGTTGTCAATTGATTTGCAGGCAGCAATACGTTGATAATCCCAATCCAGTTCACCTTCCAGTGATACAATGCCGTCTTCTACCTTAACCATTATCTTATCGTCCGGCGCCAATGTATTCCATTTCAATGCATGTAAAACCGCTTCGGCCAGCTCGGAGTCCGTTTTTCTGAACAGCGGTGAATTACCAACCTGTATTTCTTCGGCAACAGCTTTTACCCCTGCTACTTTTTTTACAGCATGTTCTGCCGCCATTTTCTGGGAATAGAATTTTACCATGCCCGATAACGTAACAACACCATTTTTTACCGATACACCAAGATCTGTTGCCCGTAAGATGGGCTCCCACATC
The Niastella koreensis GR20-10 genome window above contains:
- a CDS encoding short chain dehydrogenase, which produces MKIIIVGASGTMGSYLANALEKEHSIIRADRKSKDVQVDITSPASIENMYKTVGAFDALICTAGPTYVGPWKNLNDTTFRNGVEGKMMGQINLVLIGQHYINPNGSFTLITGALTHDPQKNFANASAANAAVDGFVRAAAIELGNGIRINAVSPTVIENSPQYFPFFPGEIPVTMQKLEFGFRKSVFGANTGQIIKPY
- a CDS encoding BON domain-containing protein — protein: MKSDMEIQKDVMDQLMWEPILRATDLGVSVKNGVVTLSGMVKFYSQKMAAEHAVKKVAGVKAVAEEIQVGNSPLFRKTDSELAEAVLHALKWNTLAPDDKIMVKVEDGIVSLEGELDWDYQRIAACKSIDNLAGIKAVHNFITLKPAITLADIKQKIRAAFERIATIDAEKIIVEVEGGKVMLSGKVRSFAEQEDAINAAWSAPGISVVENNMELEDPVYAW